TGACAGGAATACCCACTTCAGTTATGTCCTGGAGAGGCAGATAAAGCTGAGTGTTCTGTAAAGGAGCTCAGTGTGCAGCTAAACCTGCATCAGGGATTTGCTTTATATAGATCGTACCTCAGTTCTACTCAGTTGCATTTATTTACCTCTCCAGGATTTAATTGAAAACGAAGTCAGGTAAAGTATGTTCAGCATAAAATATTGCTTCTTATAGCTGCATGAgctctgctgtggctgtgatGAGCAGTGCCACACGGATGCAGAGCTGAGTTGCCTTCagcaagcagcactgcacaagcagttctgcagcacagccacatctGGTTCTGTGCCTTAaattgctttctcattttaagaCATCTTGTGGCAGCTTCCTAAATGTGACTTCTTTTAGCAAATATAAACATGCCTATTACTCTTTCAGACAAAGGGATTATCAGAGGCTTTTCCCCTGAATGAATCTGGAGTGAATGAACAGGTTGATAATGGAGCTATCTCTTAAACATCCTTTAAATCGAGTGCCTGAATACAGGGGCCTGACCTCAGTGATAATGGGTAGCAAGGCTTGTAAACATGCCTTCGCCTGATCTGACAAAGTGTTGTCTGGCTTCCAAAAATGGTCTGGGACTATTGAAAGGATCAGCATAGCGGATGTGGGCGACTTAAATCGGTCACTGTGTAAGAGTGAAAAACCTTCTGATCTGAGAATTACTGTAAGTCACAACGCTGTCCTTTGTTGAAATCTGAATAATTGTGctgaaatgattatttcttttcctcacatcTTGTACCATTTGAAACAACATTTTAAGTTTGGTAATCTGACTGTTGCATTCTCAGGAGTCTGGATTAAAAGTTAATCAGCCGGCATCCTTTGCTATAAGGCTGAACGGGGCAAAGGGCAAGATTGATGCTAAAGTCCACAGCCCCTCCGGAGCTGTAGAAGAGTGCCATGTGTCTGAGCTGGAGCCAGGTGAGAACGGCTTTACGTTTGTCAGAACACACAGGGTGACTTACACAAATGCTCCTTACCTCTTAGCGAGTGGGTTGAATCCCTTGGTTTGCTAACAGCCCACCAAGGAGCGAGTTCTGTGCTTGGAGAATGGCTTTTGGCTGTCAGCAACTGTGGTAGGAATTGTTCCATCAATGCTTTTCCTAGAGAGCTGATGAAATGATGGAGCCCTAACTTCTGTAAGGCACTGATATTAAAGGGCAAACTCTAAAGGGTTTTCACATGAAGTCTTGGCTTGCCGGCGAAGGTACAGCGACATTATTCATAAAGGAAGGGGCTGAAATATGATGTGGTTGTTGAATTTAGCcaatgaagtttatttttcaaagctaCGCTTCCATCTTTGacaaatagtttatttttaacttgcaCCCGCTCCTTCATATGGAATGTCAAGGAAACTGAACGTAAGCAAACACTACAGAAAGCTCAGCACCTGTTCCAGcaatgagcttttcttttttcaattgAAGTGTGATTGAATTATGGTCTGTACTGTGCCAGtcttgctgcagcccagctggagAAGGTCAGTCACTCCTCTGGGTGAGTGTGCAATTGAAAATGTTAAATATCAGCAAATTGCTGAATGACTCCTAAATAAAGGTGCCTTCTCTGCAGTGTCAGTGCAGCACGCTCACCCTGCTGGTACAGCTTAGCTTGcctttcccagctgctctgtctGCCACTGTCAGGCTGGGCTGTGGCTCAGCAGTCATGTCTagctcctgggctgcaggccGGGTGACAGCCATCCGTTCCTTGCATACAAGGTGAAAATGCAATCCATGACACCTCCTGTGataaatactttgttttcctaCTTAAATAGGAGCATAGCAGGTTGCGTGGCTGGGTTTGCTTATGCTGGGACCAGCACGTGTTGAAATGGTGCGAAAGCCTTGCTCAGGCTGCTAACCAGTATTAagttcagcttctgctgctgtcatctcTGACATGTCAGAACGgcctcttttctctgcagacaaATACGCCGTTCGGTTCATCCCCCATGAAAATGGCATCCACTCCATCGACGTGAAGTTCAACGGGAGCCATGTGGTGGGCAGCCCCTTCAAGGTGCGCGTTGGTGAGCCTGGCCAGGCGGGCAACCCCACACTTGTCACAGCGTATGGACCAGGCCTGGAGAGCGGCACCACGGGTAACCCTTCTTGTACAGCTCCCTTGCTGGCCTTTGGCTTTCTGGAAAGAGCTAGAAGCTGTTTCCAGGTGTATTTTTATATGACTGCCATTGCTGAGACAGCTGAACTGACACACATGCTCTACTGACCTGGGTGCAGACTAACTTTGCTTTGTCGCATGCTCCTGAAGTCTTATAACCATCAACTAACAGGTCTGCATGCTACGCTGAGCCTCAGTGAACTTAACACCTCTGTAAACCAGCAACTGCAGCAAAAGCTCATTGGTGTTtgtggctgctctgcagtgatgGGCAGCTGAGCTCCACGTAGGTGGTCCCCCACAGCTCTGGGGATGCTTTGGCTCAGTTCCACGTGAGAACTGCAGACATGAGGTCTGCGAAGCTTTTGCAGAGTTCTGCAGCCATCAGAAAGCAGTCAGTGACTGCACTGCATGCGTGCTCCAGGGTGGGTGAAAGACCAAGGGGGAATGGGTGCAATCCAtagatttattttgctttgtccTGAAAGTTGGTCATGGGCTGTAGTAGTAAAGCAGGGTTTCCAGCAGCTTGTAGTGAATGCAGTCGTTCAGCTGGCTGTGTAGTCTGAGGAGTCTCCTTTAACTTGCATTCCCCTGTTAATCCACTGGTTGCAGGATGCACCCAGTTAGCTTTCCCTTAGCGCTTGCCGCTCTGAGACTGCGAGTTAAACGTAACATGATGCGCAGCAAGTAGGCGATGTGGTGGGTTGTGCTCTTGTTCGTAGTGTTCCGTACATGCTTCAGGTGCAGCATGAATACTGACCCCATTTATCCCCTTTGGCTGCCCCAGCTGACAGTTCTCAACTCAAGATTGCggattatttttattcatttatacGATTTTGggctttttaagaaaaaatatgaaagcattCCAGGATCTGTGCTTTGATCTGTTAAACCGTGTGTTTCTGGGGGCCACACACACTGGTGAACAGCATAGCAGAActgttcctttttccccctttgatGTGCAAGGTGACGAGTTCCCTTTATTTTAATCTACTTCTGTCTTTTGTGCATTCtacattacatatttttttttcttccctggaaaaaagaaagttgtggCTATTCAGGCAAagcttgtgctgctctgcaggaaccAAGCAGCTGATTTTGGAAGTGTGTGGATATAGTGTGTAAGATAAAGATACTTACTGCCTTCGCAGCTCTAATAGGTGGAAACAAAAGCACTCGTTAATACAGCCATTGATACTGCAGAGATGGAGGGATTTTTCTCCACCTATAAAGGTGCTCGAGGTTGTTTTCAATCCAAACAGACTgttcagctgcagtgctgttactCTGTGCCCCCTTGTTGGCTCCTGGCCGCTGCTCGTGGCGCactgccctgggagctgctgagcagcagctctgcacaatgACCCACTGTGAGACCGAGGGCTGAGCACCTGAACCGTGTGCCTGCAGCCTCCAACAAGGCCAGCCTTCATCTGCACAGCCTGCTTGTGCAGCTTCCTGCTGGatcagcagagctcagtgctgtgcgCTATGGGCTCTCCGAGCATTGCAACACGGCCGCCTCTTGTGCAGAGAGGCCAGAAGTTCCTCCCAGCATTGCCATTGCACTTAGCGTGCTTCAGTCTCACTGCAGTAAACTTTCTCATAGCTGTCTCGGTTTGGTTGCGCCTCTGAGCCCTTTATTCCTCGTCAGCAGCATCTGATACAGCAACCCAAAGGTCGTAAATGTTTGAAGCCAGAGTTTGACAGTAAATTATGTGGGGGGACTGAAAGCCCTCTCTTAAATTTTTCTCGTGCTGCTGGCATTGTGTCACTGGCTTAGAATTAGCAGCAGCAATTTGGTTCTGTGAACCAGATGCTGTAATTAAACAAGCTTTTGTTTCCACACGCTGCTCGGAGTGTTGTTGCAGAGCAGTTCAAACAGCCATCTCCTCCAGGAGACCTCTCAGCCCTCGTCTCTCTCACTCTCTTGTGGGCCCTTCACTGCTGATTTATGGCCCGTATGGTGAGGTGGCTCCCAGCTGCCCTGAGCTCAGGCATGGAGGAGCCTGAGTCGTGGCTTTCCCCTTAGAGCCGGCCTTTTGAAGCCAAAATACTTCCCTTTGGGTCCTGAAGGGATCTCCTGGCCCCCTTGCACCAAGTCACTGGTTCCTGTTTTATAACTGAGGCTGTTTTTGTAACAACGGTGTAAGGAAGAGTGTGTCTTACTGTGCTACGTCTTTCTAGGGTTGCAGTCGGAGTTTTTCATTAACACGACCAAGGCTGGTCCAGGTACCCTCTCTGTTACAATTGAAGGGCCATCAAAGGTGAAAATGGACTGCCAGGAAACTCCAGAAGGTTACAAAGTCATGTACACACCCATGGCTCCAGGAAACTATTTAATTGGAGTTAAATATGGTGGACCAAACCACATAGTGGGCAGCCCCTTCAAGGCAAAGGTTACAGGTAAAAAGCTAACCAGTATTTACTGTGGGCCCGACATACTTAGTGTCACTCAGCAAGTCTGTCCCTCAGAGACAGCAGTCAGTGGAGATGCCTGGTGCCCCAAGACATGAGAGGCAAAGTGCTTCTCTCCATCACTGCCAAACCCTGGGGTAGGAGTGTCAGGGAGAGGCTGTGAGTGGGTCTCACAGATAGACTCTGAAATGGCATCACAGAGAGATGCTAGACCTCGACCTAGCTCTAGGGCACTGGGGATGTATGACTTATTTACCCATTTACCTCCCTGAAGCCTGTAGGCTATGCACTTAGAGCACCAGTGATGCCCCTCTTGGTCTTGTTTTGGTGCATTTCTGGCCTTTACCGAAGGGGTATCTGGGGGCTTGCAGGTGATATGAGGAAGGTTGGTCTTACATCTGAGGGCTCTCTCTCTTCAGTGCTGCGTTGAAGCACTGTTGCTTCCCCAAGCTAGAGGAacgtggtggtggtggtggtggtcttggggtgggcagcagggaCCGCACTCCCCTGGCTGGGACACGCTCTGCTTTCAAAATGGATTGTTGCAAAATTGCACCTGCTTTTCTGCCAACTTGAGCCATTTTTGGCGTTTGGTGATTGGAGCACAATTAActcttctccagcagcaagCTTTGCTAACTCAGTCCTGAAGTTCCTGTGGTCCTTTCACCACTTAAGGGCTCTGGGATGGGATTGTTGGCAGCGTTACTGGACCATGTCTGTTTAAATACCAAAGAAGGAAATTGCTCCtctctgaaaatgcattttggatgCAGAATGCATGCTGGTCACTAGGAGGATTTCGGAACCTCCTTCTAACTGCCTTTTGGACGGGGTGAATCTGAGTGTCAGaggttttttctgtttgcaggaCAGCGACTGGTCTCCCTGGGCAGCGCAAACGAAACCTCTTCCATCATGGTGGAGTCGGTGACAAGGTCATCGACTGAAACTTGCTATAGTGCCATTCCCAAATCCACCTCGGATGCCAGCAAAGTGGTTTCCCGGGGAGCAGGACTCTCAAAGGCTTTTGTGGGTCAGAAAAGCTCCTTCTCTGTGgactgcagcaaagcaggtAAGGGAGCGGGAGCCCACTGCGTGGTTTAGCTGGATGTCTTTTGCACTGAAACAGCTTCCAGTTAATTGCGAGCTCTGCATTAGGAAAGAGGAGGAGTGTGGCTTTGTGAGCTGGCAGCTAGGAATTAATGAGAACTCTTGGCAGCGCTCTGAGACCTGATCTGCTTTAGCTGTAAATCTGCATTTTGCAGAGTTAAAATTCAGAGCTTGAGGTGATGATCTGGCTGTAAAAACATCACACGTGTTTGTTTAAGTGCATGGGTGCTAACTGCTATTTTGCCCTAGGTTCCAATATGCTGTTAGTCGGCGTCCACGGACCTACAATCCCATGTGAAGAGGTATCCATCAAGCATCTGGGCAGCCACCAGTACAACGTGACGTATGTGGTCAAGGAGAGGGGTGACTACGTCCTGGCGGTGAAGTGGGGTGACGAGCACATCCCTGGGAGCCCCTTCCACGTCTCAGTTCCCTAAACCCACCCCGCGTCCGTCGCTCTGTACATTCACAGCTCGGCCGCAGAGTTATACTGGGTGCAGTCCTGTTGCAAATTGCAGTATCTAGATACCCACGGCTCACATTTCAATACACTCAGAAGTAACTTCTGTAACGTTTTTTTACAAGCATTTCACTTCTATCCTACTTATCAACGTAACACGAATCTATTTAATGTCCTCCTCAAATTGTACCTTTGCAGTGCTGTCCAGGTCACTGTTTGGAGAATCATATGGATAACTAGACACTAATTTCCCTTGTGGATGTTAAAGACTTTAGATGTTAATTGAAAACTGGAATTAGTCTTTGTAATTGGGTATCTTAACTACTGATTTTATTTGACTGGAGACTTTACATTTTAGTTATGGAATATGACTTGGGCTGTCCCCAGttcaaattcttttctgtaaagaaatgagATGAAACTGGTACTATGATAGGTGCCTTTGTATACTTGATCCATTTTAACGCTGAACATTATAGAAGGCTACTAAAAGTGGCTGTACCActcaaatttaaaacatttttggaAACGCTTTGCTAATGGTTTACATTTAGGAAGAGTTTATCTTTTATAGCAGACCAAAAGCAGACTGAACATTGCTTCCTGGGCACTCTCAGCCTTTACGTTAATGCTTTGTAAATTTGTACTGGTAGCTTTTTTGGCCACGATGTTAGCAATGTGCTTTTTAATTAGCTCGGGATTCTGGAGAAATTCCCCAAGCTTTGTTTTACAGGTAACTCCCAGCTGATTTATTGTCATCTTAAGAACAACCCCACTTTGGCTGGGTTAAAAGAGAGCCCTTTGCTTGCCACGTCAGTCCTGTTCTCATCTGAGCGACCCACAATCCACGTGGGTCAGAGCATGGCAGTGTATGTGTATGGCGTAATGGAGGCTGCTGGCTGTTAAGTGAGATGGTGCAAAGCCAGCCTGGGGATGGACCCACACTGTAATTGGGTACtggggggagggaaggtggGTGTGTAAATCCGCTGATAGCAGCAAAACGAACCAACAAACCTTGTTTGCTGCATGCCATTTTATTCTATCTCAGTCCAAGGACGTGCCCAAGTCATGCTCATCTCCTCTGAAATTCTCTTCCATGCTCTGGAGGGGATTCCTGCCTGGAGTCAAGGAGTGAAAACTTCCATTGTGACTCGTGTTTGTCCTGGGTTACTCAATACCAATACTCAATACCGCTTTCCAAGCGCGTACCTGAATTGCTGTCAGCTGCTGGGGCTTTAGTGCAGCTCTCCACGTGAGCTTTAACTCTGCTATTAGGAGGAGGTAGGATTTGTTGAGAACCTGTTGAAACGTCACTGTCTGTCCCTATGGAGAAGTTCACGCTTTCAGTTCTTTAGTTCCGTCGGATGCACTACCCGTGAGCACAGTTGATTGGGGAAATAAAGGAAggttgggtgttgttttttttttactgtgcttttttttgttgtgccTTAATGTGAAACGCTCACTATGTTGTAAACTAGGAAGTGGAAAAACGAAATAAACTGGAATAAAATGCAGGATTGTAAAATTGTATCTTATAACttattaaatagaaatgtttgCTTCATTAAAATGTGCATGTTAAAAACAATGCTGGGTTCTTTTCCTATGTAAGTCCATCACCTCCCACCAGGCTCCAGCCTGGCTATGGCTCAAGGCCCAGCACCGTGCGTGGGGTGGCACAGTGGCAGTGAGCAGGAGGTGGATCCCAGTGGCACCTCGGCTCCAGGGCACGGCCATGGCAACCAGCAGctgttttccaaaacacagcTCCTGCCAGGAGCACTGCTGAGCCCTGAGCCACAGCAggctgctggtggctgccaAGGACTTTCCTGCCCCAGGTTTATCAGgttgtttcctttctgcagttAGCTGTGTTTCGTAAGCTTTGTGCTAGGTCAGCTCAAAGCTCCTATTTGATGTATGGGGGGAATGGGGCACCAGAACACTCTGTTGAGTAAACCTGAGAGCCAGCGTGGCCGTGCAGGTTCATAGCACACctgggtgctgctcagcaccgAGCTGCGTGTACCATTCATTTCTATATTCAGAGAATATAGAAGTCTATAGAAATATAGAACTGGGGGCTGTCACCACATCTGCCTGGATTTGCATCCTCTGTCACCATTAATCTGACCAGATTTAAGTGCCTTCTTCCCATAATGCAAACAAGGCTCATTTATGTAAgttaaaagaacaaatagtGAACCCTGGTGGCTCCCAGGCTCTGTCCTGTGCCCTGGAGCGCTGCAGGGCTCCTTGCCGTGTTCGGGGGCAGCTCTGGATGGAGGCACGGAGCTCTGAGCCGCATCCTTTCCCACGTTGGGTTTGCTACTGACACCGGGATACCGGGATTTACGGCCGAGCCACCAGGGGGGGCCCGAATTGTATTTATTGCGAGGAAGCGGGGCTGCGCTGCGGCTGGGACGGGGTGTTTGCTGCGTGAGGCCGTGCgcctatggagccctatggagccctatagagccctatggagccctatggagccctatggagccctatggagccctatggagcgCCGTGTGCGCTCTGTCTGCGCTTGGCCGGGGCCGGCGTGGGGGGCGCGGAGAGCTTGGAGCCGCAGAACAGCCCCTTTGTTTGTGCCCCAGCCCCCAGACCTGGCTCGACGAGACAAAGTCTCTCTGGGCCGCTTCTGGTTTCTAGCACAAAACTCCTGCCCGGCAGTAAATAAGGCTCGGCAGCCTCATTCAGCTAAAAAGGgctttgttctgctgtgcaCCGGCCCATGCTGTGGCTCCGGTTATTTAAAGCCCTGTGCAGCGGGGAGAGCTGAGAGATGGTCCCCTGGTGCAGAACTCAGGAACTAACAAACACATGGGGATATATTTGCAATTCCGCCTGATAAACGCATGCAATAAACAGAGGGATACTCCTGAGACCTCCCCCCTGATGCGTTGGACACCTCCCAGCCCCCCTCCAATGCTGTGAATGGTGCATGGATGCTGCCTGCCCGGAGCGGGGCATCTCTGCACCCTCTGTGCAAGGATGTTCTCCGTAGCTCAGGGTCTCCTCCCCTGTGCCACAGCAGCATCAGAGTGGCAGCTGCTGACATGGtgccccaggctgcagcagttAATTGGGTTCTGAGCATGCCTCCTGTTTCCAAAGGCTGGGTAAGGCACTGTATGCGCTGTCACAAATAAGGATGAACTTTTTCAGCACGGCCGAGTCGTATTTACCTATTTTTCATGATTGAATTTCTCCATTACAGCTCTTGTGGAGGGAGCGTTCCTCCTTTGTGCAGTTCCTCTCTCTGAGAGGCAGAAGGAGGCTGTTATGTGAGATGTGGGGCCAGAGACCCAGATTGATTTCAGCCTTCTCATAAAGCATTGCTGCTCTCAGCCAGACAGTGGCATTTCCATAAAAATCccaatgtaaatatttgttctaAATCAGGgctctttctttcctattgcCTCGGCTGGAGCATTAATCAAGGCAGCTTATGAAACGCTGTATCGCTTTCAGATTAATTGCTGCTGAAAGTCAGGGCACTCGCTGTCCCCCACTGGCACGATCTGCTCCACATTCCCTCTCCCCAAAGACCCTTTGCACAAAAGCTGAACTGTTTCCTCCCCCACAGGCTGGATCTGTTTGCCAGCAGACAAAGCAAGGGGAGTGCATTAAGGTGAATATTTGCCTTTAGGAACCGCTGGATTATTTTCACATTGCTGATGCCTTCCGTGTGACAAGGCAGGCACTAAATACAGTGATCTGAGAAAGCAAAGTACCGTGAGGCTAAATAAGCACTATTCAGTGATGTCTGGTTTACTGCTAATTTTCAGCCACCCATGGGGAGGCGCAGAGCCCCTCTGTGTGCTATGGGTACAGTGTGAAGCTCTTTGTCTGTCCATCACTTCACCCTTGTGAGCAGTGCAGGACGCTCAGCACGCTGCTTCTAGCTGATTTATTTGCACTGAGCTTACAATCAAGAAGGTTCCATTCACCTTCAGACCCAAAACGTTTGAAATGTGaccaaatctttcttttcctgctaaATACTGCACCGGCTGTGAGCGCATCAGCTGGAAGACCCGCTGTTATCCTTGTGTTCTCATTGTGTGAGTGGACCCGGCGTGCTCATGAGCCCGAGCGGCGGTTCCTTCTTGCTCTCCCCTTCCTTGAGAACTTGGATTTTATCCAGTTGAAGAAGCCACCGCGTGCCTTCAGCTCAAACTCCACCGGGAAGTGGTCGCTCACCCCCAGAGCCTGcgggagatggggatggggaggtggggggggatgCACTGCACTCTGTGTGGGTGCAGCTCTATAGACTGAGCTGTGCATGTGTGCATCTCCTGCTGCACGGCTGGGCACTGCTGGCCCTGCTTTGGCCAAGGGTTTGGTGCCCAGGGGAGCCCTGCTGCACGGGATGGGCTGTGCCTACCTGCTCCTCACTCATCTGAAAAGCCGTCTGGAAATCAAAGATGTGAGTGGAGTGTGGCACGACGgcctggctgagctgctccccaCTGACCACGATCCTGCAGGAAAGGGAACAGGGCGCTGGTAGGGGCTGCAATGAGTTGATGGCCTCCATGTGGTCACAGCTGCAAATGGTGCATCCCTACACACGGCTCGCTGGGGGATGCCCCCAGCTTCCTGCCACAGCCGGCCCATCACCTCCCTTGGCAGTGAGACACACAAATACCTCAGCGTTCAGATTAGGAACACAAGAGCAAGAACCACAGTATGAAAACACGGCTGAGGCATCCCCCTGCACAagtggctgcagcactgcctgacACAGGGAAGATTTCACAGCAGCTCAAAGTTAGTCTGCCATTGGCACCTTTCCGTGTGCTGTTTTGTCATGGGGTGCTATAAGCAGGGGGAGGTTTGGTGGGCACCTGTCATAGGGGCAGCTGGTGCTCCTCCTGACTGTCGTGTCGTTAGTGTCACTGATGAGCCAGGTAAACTCTGAGCTCGTCCTCAGGCGGATGTTCTGCCAGTGCTTCCGTGGAACGTAGCTGCAACCCGCGTTGAAGTCCCCCATGAAGACAAAGTTCTGCAAGGCAGAGAGGGGCTCAAAGGCACTTATGAAGATGGATCTTCAAAATGAGACCAGCAGGAGCCTTTGTAGTCCCCAGGGCGACCAACCTTGgtgccccagtgctgctttATGTCCAAATACACATCGTAGAGCTCATCAATCTCCCGTACCGCCATCTCTGGTGCAGTGTGCAGAGGGACTATAGCAAACTCTTGGACAGcttaaaaacaaggaaaaaaacaaaaaacaaaaacaaacaaacaaaaaaacccacaaaaaacaaggaaaaagaaatacagtggtTAAACACACAATGAATCacattttcacaaagaaaaacaaactggtTGGGAAGGCAGAAGTTTTCCTAAGGAAGAAACAGCTCTGGCTGCACATCAGAGGGTGTTTGCTGTGTAAtggcagcatccccagctcGAGATCATCAGCTGAGGCCGGGCTGAGGACATGGGGacgtgctgtgctgctggcacctgccccagccctgctgccagcacaggcACAGCCGTGAAGCCTGGGCTGCTGAGGTGTGGGCATTGCAATGGAGGGACAATGCGCTGCTGGGAGCATCTCACCAGTTTTTGGTGACTGGAACCAGACGATGAAGGGCTCTCTGGAGAAGGCGTCCTCATCCCCAGGCTGGGTGTCGGGGTACTGGTAGTATTGTTTCACTGACACCAGATTTCTCCTGCAACAGAATGGTGGAGATCCCATTagtggtggctgtgctgtgacacccagagcagctgccccagccctggtgTGCATCCTGTCCCCACAGGGTGATGCACTGGAAGGGGGTGCCACCCACCCTTACCTGTAGAGGAAGGCATACTGCTCCTTGTATTTAGTCCTGCCCAGCCGCCCGCTGACCATGCAGCTGTATTCCTCCCTGTTGCCTTTTGTCTGGCTGGAAGGAGAGGGGCTGCTTAGTGAATCCTCCAATGTGAAAGGTGCATACACTGACCGCACTTCTCCAAAATCACATCCCCTGCATCAGCCTGGAGCCAGCTTTGCCCAGCCCATTTCAGCTCTCTCCCCACCATTGTCCcagcagcacggagctgcagagctgagcacagaccGAGCATCCTTCCCAATAACTGCCTCCTGCAGGATTTATTGTATTCAGAAATATGCAGCCCAGGCCACTGTTGGAGCAGGTCGGATGGCACAAAGCTGCCTGCCTgccccagcagcctcctgcccatACACGACACACCGCCTTACCCAGCCAGCTGCTGTACGAGCAAGGGACACGTCCTGTTCTTGTTCTCCTTTATCTCCATCAGCAGCATGATGTCACAGCGAGAGATGATCTGCAGTGGGAAAGAGCAGAGGCAAGCCTGTGCTTGGTGTGTTTGGGGGCGTTAGGGAGGAGTGGGGAAgaagtggctgctgctgtgcagctgttggAAAGGCCCTGGATGTGGGCAGCAGTGCAAGCAAAGCCCTTCTCCTTTCGGCACTGGGAGAAGGAACTGGGAGCAGAGCGGTTTCAGCTTTgcagctggttttgtttctctccaaACCTTGTGGGGGCCATttgtggggaaaacaaaaccctttcTGCCCCCTGAAACTGTAAATACACCATCCCTCATTTATTTATCCCACCATAGTTCTGACTGTACTACGGCCATTCcagcacaaagagcagcagcagccccagagctgcagcctggcacagaGTGCTGCCCCACgtccctgctgctgtgttgtggGTGGCACTGCCGAGCTGTGAGGCTGAACGTGGCTCCTTCCATGTTAAACCAAGTCACCTCCAGCTCCACAGAGCCGACAAGATGGTGAGGCTTTGTCTAAAGAAATCTGCAATCAGGCTTTGCAGTTCTGCACCACTCTGCAAGATGATTCTCTGCCGTCTTGAGAATACATTTAATTAGGCAGGAATGTTTCAGAATAATTAGCACTTAAGCAAGGTAAAGAGCATATCACAAAGCGAAGCTCTGTGGGTTCCAAGCAAAAGCCGCTTTTACTGCGCAGAAAGGTTTTCATCCATTCCTTGCTCAAATTCCAAAGGAAATGGCAagtgctgtctgtgctgtaCTCTCACGCAAGCTGAAAGCACTGTAAGTGCTCCATTGCACTGCAGCCTTGATTCTCACTTTAACAGCATGAACGGTTTCAATTATTTACTCATTCTTCCACTGGAAATTCAAGtatgaataaagaaatgaagcacaagATGGTGCAGATGAGAAGCCCACACTAAGCCCCACATCTGTCCCACCCTGGCAGTGGACGTACCTTCACCACAGCATCCAGCACCTCGGCTCTGGCTA
The DNA window shown above is from Coturnix japonica isolate 7356 chromosome 12, Coturnix japonica 2.1, whole genome shotgun sequence and carries:
- the DNASE1L3 gene encoding deoxyribonuclease gamma encodes the protein MLFFVLFSLLCFNPSLSLRICSFNVRSFGQAKIARAEVLDAVVKIISRCDIMLLMEIKENKNRTCPLLVQQLAGQTKGNREEYSCMVSGRLGRTKYKEQYAFLYRRNLVSVKQYYQYPDTQPGDEDAFSREPFIVWFQSPKTAVQEFAIVPLHTAPEMAVREIDELYDVYLDIKQHWGTKNFVFMGDFNAGCSYVPRKHWQNIRLRTSSEFTWLISDTNDTTVRRSTSCPYDRIVVSGEQLSQAVVPHSTHIFDFQTAFQMSEEQALGVSDHFPVEFELKARGGFFNWIKSKFSRKGRARRNRRSGS